One Gemmatimonadota bacterium DNA window includes the following coding sequences:
- a CDS encoding twin-arginine translocase TatA/TatE family subunit: protein MLGSFGTTELIIILVIVMVLFGAKKLPELAKGLGQGINEFKKAQKKEPAEENQNTSGTSASKDA from the coding sequence ATGCTCGGAAGTTTCGGCACGACAGAACTGATTATCATTCTCGTGATCGTCATGGTTCTCTTCGGTGCGAAGAAGCTCCCTGAGTTGGCTAAGGGCCTGGGCCAGGGAATCAACGAGTTCAAGAAAGCACAGAAGAAAGAACCTGCCGAAGAGAATCAGAATACCTCGGGTACGTCCGCCTCCAAGGACGCCTGA
- a CDS encoding RNA polymerase sigma factor — protein MRGLINSRRPVHVPRYQVTVVETARKLDSRIEPAHQEGDMEFDAARGRTDLDDRALILQARGGDMRALEKLVYRYDEKVLSMAVSFVGNMDDAKDVYQEVFIRVFKALPKFEFRSRFSTYLYRIVTNVCLTHRTKHGKNRFVSIEENAAEDTGHGRNGVLPIAPDQTDAAAINNELSARIRAAVGALSPRQRTVFVLRHHEGFKLREIAGIIECTEGAVKKYLFDATRRLREQLKDIAS, from the coding sequence ATGCGCGGTCTCATTAACAGCAGGCGACCTGTTCATGTACCGCGCTACCAGGTGACCGTCGTGGAAACCGCCCGGAAACTCGACAGCCGAATCGAACCGGCCCACCAGGAAGGCGACATGGAATTTGATGCGGCAAGAGGTCGTACGGACCTGGACGACCGCGCGTTGATTCTCCAGGCCAGGGGCGGCGACATGAGGGCCCTGGAAAAACTCGTCTACCGGTATGACGAGAAGGTGCTGTCCATGGCCGTGTCCTTCGTGGGGAACATGGACGACGCGAAGGATGTTTACCAGGAAGTGTTCATACGGGTATTCAAGGCGCTGCCCAAATTCGAATTCAGAAGCCGGTTCTCCACCTACCTGTACCGGATCGTTACCAATGTCTGCCTCACGCACAGAACCAAGCACGGGAAGAACCGCTTCGTGTCCATCGAAGAAAACGCCGCGGAAGACACCGGGCATGGCCGAAACGGCGTTTTACCGATTGCTCCCGACCAGACGGACGCCGCGGCCATCAACAACGAGCTCTCGGCGCGTATCCGGGCGGCCGTCGGCGCCCTTTCTCCCCGGCAGCGCACCGTGTTCGTCCTGCGGCACCACGAAGGATTCAAATTGAGAGAAATCGCCGGGATCATCGAATGCACCGAAGGCGCAGTGAAGAAGTACCTGTTCGATGCCACCCGAAGGCTGCGCGAACAACTAAAGGATATAGCGTCATGA